From a region of the Mycolicibacterium sp. MU0050 genome:
- a CDS encoding SIMPL domain-containing protein — protein sequence MPTVGNLSRLRRLSATLIAGLTVFALTACDAAPVTGNGNGGTGRQVTVVGSGQVDGTPDTLVTNVAVSFVAPQATAALNQTNERQRAVVDALLGAGVDREDIATSQVNLQPRYEPDGTTVVAYQATNAIDVTLRDVSAASRALALITSIGGDATRINSVAFSIEDDSQLVTDARARAFEDARRRAEQYAELSGLQLGDVISISEAGEESSPPTPTPMPRAMATDVPLSPGEQTVSFSVTVVWELS from the coding sequence ATGCCGACCGTCGGGAACCTCAGCCGTCTGCGCCGCCTGTCCGCCACGCTCATCGCCGGGCTGACCGTCTTCGCCCTCACCGCCTGTGACGCGGCTCCGGTCACGGGCAACGGGAACGGCGGGACCGGACGCCAGGTGACCGTCGTCGGCTCCGGCCAGGTCGACGGCACCCCGGACACCCTGGTCACCAACGTGGCGGTCAGCTTCGTGGCGCCCCAGGCGACCGCGGCGCTCAACCAGACCAACGAGCGGCAGCGGGCCGTGGTCGACGCGCTGCTGGGCGCCGGCGTGGACCGCGAGGACATCGCCACCAGCCAGGTGAACCTGCAGCCGCGATACGAGCCCGACGGCACCACCGTCGTCGCCTACCAGGCCACCAACGCGATCGACGTGACGCTGCGCGACGTCAGCGCCGCGTCCCGCGCGCTGGCGCTGATCACCAGCATCGGCGGCGACGCCACCCGGATCAACTCGGTGGCGTTCTCCATCGAGGACGATTCGCAACTGGTCACCGACGCCCGGGCCCGCGCGTTCGAGGACGCCCGCCGCCGCGCCGAGCAGTACGCCGAACTGTCCGGGCTGCAGCTCGGCGACGTCATCTCGATCTCGGAGGCCGGCGAGGAGTCCTCGCCGCCCACACCCACCCCGATGCCGCGCGCCATGGCCACCGACGTGCCGTTGTCCCCGGGCGAGCAGACGGTGAGCTTCTCGGTCACCGTGGTGTGGGAGCTGAGCTGA
- a CDS encoding alpha/beta hydrolase: protein MLTSGHRFVERDGVRLRVFDQGDRGESGQPVVVLAHGFPELAYSWRHQIPALTAAGYRVLAPDQRGYGDSDRPAAVEAYDILALTSDLVGLLDDVGVERASFIGHDWGAMVVWHTALLHPDRVAAVAGLSVPPIPRARSRPTERWLEKFGPDFYMLRYQEPGVVDAELAADVAATMRDMFAEGRTPALPAWISAEEFDVYVEAFTRTGFTGALNWYRNYDRNWAATEHLTDVRITAPALFVGGTEDPVRGTMRPERASEVVAGPYREEWLPGAGHWLQQEQPAAINRILLEFLGGP from the coding sequence ATGCTCACATCAGGCCACCGGTTCGTCGAACGGGACGGCGTCCGACTACGCGTCTTTGACCAGGGCGATCGCGGAGAATCCGGGCAGCCGGTCGTGGTCCTGGCGCACGGCTTCCCCGAACTGGCGTACTCCTGGCGGCATCAGATCCCGGCGCTGACCGCCGCCGGCTACCGGGTGCTGGCCCCGGACCAACGCGGCTACGGCGACTCGGACCGTCCCGCGGCCGTCGAGGCCTACGACATCTTGGCGCTGACCTCGGATCTGGTGGGCCTGCTCGATGACGTCGGCGTCGAGCGGGCGAGCTTCATCGGCCATGACTGGGGCGCGATGGTGGTCTGGCACACCGCGTTGCTGCACCCCGATCGGGTGGCCGCGGTCGCGGGCCTGAGCGTGCCGCCGATCCCGCGGGCCCGGTCCCGACCCACCGAGCGCTGGTTGGAGAAGTTCGGTCCGGACTTCTACATGCTGCGCTATCAGGAACCCGGGGTCGTCGACGCCGAGTTGGCCGCCGATGTCGCCGCCACCATGCGGGACATGTTCGCCGAGGGCCGCACCCCGGCCCTCCCGGCGTGGATCTCGGCCGAGGAGTTCGACGTCTACGTCGAGGCGTTCACCCGGACCGGGTTCACCGGTGCGCTGAACTGGTACCGCAACTACGACCGCAACTGGGCGGCCACCGAGCACCTCACCGATGTGCGGATCACCGCGCCGGCCCTGTTCGTCGGCGGCACCGAGGATCCGGTCCGCGGCACCATGCGTCCCGAACGCGCGTCGGAGGTGGTCGCCGGCCCGTACCGGGAGGAATGGCTGCCCGGCGCGGGTCACTGGCTGCAGCAGGAGCAGCCCGCGGCGATCAACCGGATCCTGCTGGAGTTCCTGGGCGGACCCTAG
- the ftsH gene encoding ATP-dependent zinc metalloprotease FtsH translates to MKRKNVIRTLTAIGVLLLLVWSFFFFNDDTRGYHPVDTSVAMAQIESENVSSALIEDREQQLRLELKEANGDTGDSDKIITKFPTGFAVPITDALQSKGASYNTDVNTPNPFGTLLIYMLPLLLLIGLFVMFSRMQGGGRMGFGFGKSKAKQLTKDMPKTTFADVAGADEAVEELYEIKDFLQNPSRYQALGAKIPKGVLLYGPPGTGKTLLARAVAGEAGVPFFTISGSDFVEMFVGVGASRVRDLFEQAKQNNPCIIFVDEIDAVGRQRGAGLGGGHDEREQTLNQLLVEMDGFGDRQGVILIAATNRPDILDPALLRPGRFDRQIPVAAPDLAGRRAVLAVHSQGKPIAPDADLDGLAKRTVGMSGADLANVINEAALLTARENGTVITAAALEEAVDRVVGGPRRKSRIISEHEKKITAYHEGGHALAGWAMPDIEPIYKVTILARGRTGGHAMAVPEDDKGLMTRSEMIARLVFAMGGRAAEELVFREPTTGASSDIDQATKIARAMVTEYGMSAKLGAVRYGTEHGDPFLGRTMGTQADYSHEVAREIDEEVRKLIEAAHTEAWEILTENRDALDRLAGALLEKETLHKAELSEVLADVQKRPRITAFDDFGGRIPSDKPPIKTPGELAIERGEEWPKPAPEPAFKTAIRNANGANTSHGPNGTNGANGAPPPDNTGAVQPDYGAPAGWHAPGWPPGGPGQPQPGWYPPPPPQQPPPPPQQPPPPPQGGWPPQNYPGQPHPHQPYPPQPHRQPDGEPRGDDANRPVPPGNG, encoded by the coding sequence ATGAAGCGAAAAAACGTGATCCGCACGCTGACGGCGATCGGTGTCCTGCTGCTACTGGTGTGGTCGTTCTTCTTCTTCAACGACGACACGCGCGGGTATCACCCTGTCGACACCTCGGTGGCGATGGCGCAGATCGAGTCCGAGAACGTCTCGAGCGCGCTGATCGAGGACCGCGAACAGCAACTGCGGCTGGAGCTGAAGGAAGCCAACGGGGACACCGGCGACTCCGACAAGATCATCACGAAGTTCCCCACCGGCTTCGCGGTTCCGATCACGGACGCGTTGCAAAGCAAGGGCGCGTCCTACAACACCGACGTCAATACGCCGAACCCGTTCGGCACGTTGCTGATCTACATGCTGCCGCTGCTGCTGCTCATCGGCCTGTTCGTGATGTTCTCCCGCATGCAGGGCGGCGGGCGGATGGGCTTCGGCTTCGGCAAGTCCAAGGCCAAGCAGCTCACCAAGGACATGCCCAAGACCACCTTCGCCGACGTCGCCGGTGCGGACGAGGCGGTCGAAGAGCTCTACGAGATCAAGGACTTCCTGCAGAACCCGTCGCGGTATCAGGCGTTGGGCGCCAAGATCCCGAAGGGCGTGCTTCTCTACGGCCCCCCGGGCACCGGTAAGACGTTGTTGGCGCGCGCGGTTGCCGGTGAGGCCGGCGTCCCGTTCTTCACCATCTCCGGTTCGGACTTCGTCGAGATGTTCGTCGGCGTCGGCGCCTCCCGGGTGCGGGACCTCTTCGAGCAGGCCAAGCAGAACAATCCCTGCATCATCTTCGTCGACGAGATCGACGCGGTCGGGCGGCAGCGCGGCGCCGGTCTCGGCGGCGGCCACGACGAGCGCGAGCAGACCCTGAACCAGCTGCTGGTCGAGATGGACGGCTTCGGTGACCGCCAGGGCGTCATCCTGATCGCGGCCACCAACCGTCCCGACATCCTCGACCCGGCCCTGCTGCGGCCCGGCCGGTTCGACCGCCAGATTCCGGTGGCGGCACCGGATCTCGCCGGCCGCCGCGCGGTCCTGGCCGTGCATTCGCAGGGCAAGCCGATCGCCCCCGACGCCGACCTGGACGGCCTGGCGAAGCGGACCGTCGGGATGTCCGGCGCCGACCTGGCCAACGTCATCAACGAAGCGGCGTTGCTGACCGCGCGGGAGAACGGCACCGTGATCACCGCCGCGGCCCTCGAGGAGGCCGTCGACCGGGTGGTCGGTGGGCCCCGCCGCAAGAGCCGGATCATCAGCGAGCACGAGAAGAAGATCACCGCCTACCACGAGGGCGGCCACGCGCTGGCCGGTTGGGCGATGCCCGACATCGAACCGATCTACAAGGTCACCATCCTGGCTCGCGGCCGCACCGGCGGGCACGCGATGGCGGTACCCGAGGACGACAAGGGCCTGATGACCCGTTCGGAGATGATCGCGCGCCTGGTGTTCGCGATGGGCGGACGTGCGGCCGAGGAGTTGGTGTTCCGCGAGCCGACCACGGGCGCGTCCTCCGACATCGATCAGGCCACCAAGATCGCCCGGGCCATGGTGACCGAGTACGGCATGAGCGCCAAGCTGGGCGCGGTGCGCTACGGCACCGAGCACGGCGACCCGTTCCTGGGCCGCACCATGGGCACCCAGGCCGATTACAGCCACGAGGTGGCCCGCGAGATCGACGAAGAGGTGCGCAAGCTCATCGAGGCCGCGCACACCGAGGCCTGGGAGATCCTCACCGAGAACCGCGACGCGCTCGACCGGCTCGCCGGTGCGTTGCTGGAGAAGGAAACCCTGCACAAGGCCGAACTGTCGGAGGTTCTCGCCGACGTGCAGAAGCGGCCCCGCATCACCGCCTTCGACGACTTCGGCGGGCGCATCCCGTCGGACAAGCCGCCCATCAAGACCCCGGGCGAGCTCGCGATCGAACGCGGCGAGGAGTGGCCCAAGCCGGCACCGGAGCCCGCGTTCAAGACCGCCATCCGAAACGCGAACGGCGCCAACACCTCCCACGGCCCCAACGGGACCAACGGAGCCAATGGCGCACCGCCGCCGGACAACACCGGGGCGGTGCAACCGGACTACGGCGCGCCCGCGGGCTGGCACGCGCCCGGTTGGCCGCCGGGTGGCCCCGGCCAACCCCAGCCCGGCTGGTATCCGCCGCCGCCGCCGCAACAGCCGCCGCCCCCGCCGCAGCAGCCGCCACCCCCGCCGCAGGGGGGCTGGCCGCCGCAGAACTATCCGGGTCAGCCACACCCGCATCAGCCGTATCCACCGCAACCGCACCGGCAACCCGACGGTGAACCCCGCGGTGACGATGCGAACCGGCCCGTACCGCCGGGAAACGGTTGA
- the folE gene encoding GTP cyclohydrolase I FolE gives MAQPQSTTATVDVPVFDQERAEAAVRELLYAIGEDPDRHGLVDTPARVARAFKEMFGGLYLDPDEVLNTTFDEQHDELVLVKDIPMYSTCEHHLVAFHGVAHVGYIPGHDGRVTGLSKLARLVDLYAKRPQVQERLTAQVADALMRKLDPRGVIVVMEAEHLCMAMRGIRKPGAITTTSAVRGQFKTDNASRAEALDLILRK, from the coding sequence ATGGCCCAGCCGCAGTCAACTACGGCTACGGTTGACGTTCCGGTGTTTGACCAGGAACGCGCTGAAGCAGCAGTCAGAGAACTGTTGTATGCGATCGGTGAGGATCCCGACCGGCACGGACTGGTGGACACCCCCGCCCGTGTCGCGCGGGCCTTCAAGGAGATGTTCGGCGGGCTGTACCTCGATCCCGACGAGGTGCTCAACACCACCTTCGACGAGCAGCACGACGAATTGGTGTTGGTCAAGGACATCCCGATGTACTCGACCTGCGAACACCATCTGGTGGCGTTCCACGGGGTGGCGCACGTCGGGTATATCCCCGGTCACGACGGACGGGTGACGGGTCTGTCGAAGCTGGCCCGGTTGGTCGACCTGTACGCCAAGCGTCCGCAGGTGCAGGAGCGGTTGACCGCGCAGGTGGCCGATGCGCTGATGCGCAAGCTCGATCCGCGCGGCGTCATCGTCGTGATGGAGGCCGAGCACCTGTGCATGGCGATGCGCGGCATCCGCAAGCCGGGGGCCATCACCACCACGTCGGCGGTGCGTGGACAGTTCAAGACCGACAACGCATCTCGGGCCGAGGCGCTGGATCTCATCCTGCGTAAATGA
- the folP gene encoding dihydropteroate synthase codes for MTPQQGGGVEVMGVVNVTDDSFSDGGRYLDPERAVAHGLRLVREGATIIDVGGESTRPGAVRIDAAIETARVVPVVKELAAQGITVSIDTMHAEVARAALEAGARIVNDVSGGRADAAMAPLLADAGVPWVLMHWRSVKADEPHRVPHYDDVVATVRAELQRAVDAALAAGVAERQLILDPGLGFAKTAQHNWALLHALPSFVAGGLPVLIGASRKRFLGSVLADERGEPRPPDGRETATAVISVLAATHGAWGVRVHDVQASVDALKVLRAWNEPGGEGVGD; via the coding sequence ATGACGCCACAGCAGGGGGGCGGTGTGGAGGTGATGGGGGTCGTCAACGTCACCGACGACTCGTTCTCCGACGGCGGCCGTTACCTGGATCCCGAACGTGCGGTGGCGCACGGGCTGCGGCTGGTCCGCGAGGGCGCCACCATCATCGACGTGGGCGGCGAGTCCACCCGGCCGGGCGCGGTGCGCATCGACGCGGCGATCGAAACGGCGCGGGTGGTCCCGGTGGTCAAAGAGCTGGCGGCACAGGGGATCACCGTCAGCATCGACACCATGCACGCCGAGGTGGCGCGGGCGGCGCTGGAGGCCGGCGCGCGAATCGTCAACGACGTCTCCGGTGGCCGCGCGGACGCGGCGATGGCCCCGCTGTTGGCCGACGCCGGGGTGCCCTGGGTGCTGATGCACTGGCGGTCGGTGAAAGCCGATGAGCCGCACCGGGTGCCGCACTACGACGACGTGGTCGCCACGGTGCGCGCCGAGTTGCAGCGCGCTGTCGACGCCGCGCTGGCCGCCGGGGTGGCCGAGCGGCAACTGATCCTCGACCCGGGCCTGGGCTTCGCCAAGACGGCGCAGCACAACTGGGCCCTGCTGCACGCCCTGCCGTCGTTCGTGGCCGGCGGGCTGCCGGTTCTGATCGGGGCGTCCCGGAAGCGTTTCCTCGGTTCCGTGCTGGCCGACGAGCGTGGCGAGCCGCGGCCCCCCGACGGTCGCGAAACCGCGACGGCAGTCATCTCGGTGCTGGCCGCCACGCACGGGGCGTGGGGTGTGCGGGTGCACGACGTACAGGCGTCGGTGGACGCGTTGAAGGTGCTACGAGCCTGGAACGAACCAGGCGGAGAGGGTGTCGGTGACTGA
- the folB gene encoding dihydroneopterin aldolase, producing the protein MTDRIELRGLAVRGNHGVFEHERRDGQDFLIDITLWIDLAAAAASDRLADTYDYGVLAQRAAAIVGGPPRNLIETVAGEIAEDVMTDGRVHAVEVVVHKPQAPIPLDFADVAVVARRSRRGGRGAVIPVASTAAGEEAVL; encoded by the coding sequence GTGACTGACCGGATTGAGTTGCGCGGTTTGGCTGTTCGTGGAAATCACGGTGTCTTCGAGCATGAGCGTCGGGACGGACAGGACTTCCTGATCGACATCACGTTGTGGATCGACCTGGCCGCCGCAGCCGCGAGCGACCGGTTGGCCGACACCTACGACTACGGGGTGCTCGCGCAGCGGGCCGCCGCGATCGTCGGCGGCCCACCTCGCAACCTCATCGAAACGGTGGCCGGTGAGATCGCCGAGGACGTGATGACCGATGGTCGAGTGCACGCCGTGGAGGTGGTGGTGCACAAGCCGCAGGCGCCGATCCCGTTGGACTTCGCCGACGTGGCGGTGGTGGCGCGCCGATCGCGCCGCGGCGGCCGCGGCGCGGTGATCCCGGTGGCCTCCACCGCTGCCGGCGAGGAGGCGGTGCTGTGA
- the folK gene encoding 2-amino-4-hydroxy-6-hydroxymethyldihydropteridine diphosphokinase, whose amino-acid sequence MSRVVLSIGSNLGDRMARLQTAVDELGQRVSAVSAVYQSEPWGGVDQGPFLNAVVIAEDPELDGQGWLDFAQRLEREADRMRGQKWGPRTLDVDLITVHDEQGTEVFSRSDGLTLPHPLAHLRAFVLIPWLDVEPDAHLTVAGAQRSVTKLLDQIDGAERAGVRRFDAVLHGPDQKA is encoded by the coding sequence GTGAGCCGCGTGGTGTTGTCGATCGGTTCCAACCTCGGCGACCGCATGGCGCGGCTGCAGACCGCGGTGGACGAGCTCGGGCAGCGGGTGTCGGCGGTGTCTGCGGTGTACCAGTCGGAGCCGTGGGGCGGGGTCGACCAGGGGCCCTTCCTCAACGCGGTGGTGATCGCCGAGGATCCGGAGTTGGACGGGCAGGGCTGGCTGGACTTCGCGCAGCGACTCGAGCGCGAGGCCGACCGCATGCGGGGGCAGAAGTGGGGCCCGCGCACCTTGGACGTCGACCTGATCACGGTGCACGACGAGCAGGGCACGGAGGTGTTCTCCCGGTCCGACGGCCTGACCCTGCCGCATCCCCTGGCCCACCTGCGGGCGTTCGTGCTGATCCCGTGGCTGGACGTCGAACCCGACGCGCACCTCACGGTGGCCGGTGCGCAGCGCTCGGTGACCAAGCTGCTCGACCAGATCGACGGGGCCGAACGCGCCGGCGTCCGCCGTTTCGACGCGGTGTTGCATGGGCCCGACCAGAAAGCGTGA
- a CDS encoding DUF3180 domain-containing protein: protein MGPTRKRDLAVAVLVAGIAGYLAVFLLYRWFPPLTAWTGISLAAVAVGEAVWGWQVRTKIAAGQIGLGPGRLNPLAVARTVVIAKASAWVGALMLGWWLAVLAYLAPQRDIRVAQADTPGALIAAVCAFALLVAALWLQHCCRSPSDGPEDPDEERTRSERD from the coding sequence ATGGGCCCGACCAGAAAGCGTGACCTCGCGGTGGCCGTGCTGGTGGCCGGCATCGCCGGCTATCTCGCGGTGTTCCTGCTCTACCGGTGGTTTCCGCCGCTGACGGCGTGGACCGGCATCTCGCTGGCGGCGGTCGCCGTCGGCGAGGCGGTGTGGGGTTGGCAGGTGCGCACCAAGATCGCCGCGGGGCAGATCGGCCTGGGGCCCGGCCGGCTGAATCCGCTGGCGGTGGCGCGCACCGTCGTGATCGCGAAGGCGTCGGCGTGGGTGGGCGCGCTGATGCTCGGTTGGTGGCTGGCCGTGCTGGCGTATCTGGCGCCGCAGCGCGACATCCGGGTCGCGCAGGCGGATACCCCGGGCGCGCTGATCGCCGCGGTGTGCGCGTTCGCGCTTCTGGTGGCCGCGCTGTGGTTGCAGCACTGCTGTCGCTCCCCGTCGGACGGCCCCGAGGATCCGGACGAGGAACGAACTCGAAGTGAGCGGGATTAG
- a CDS encoding DUF6779 domain-containing protein, with amino-acid sequence MTVLSRGARARRGGRRPGWLLLTALLVLAIAASSALVFTNRVELLKLAVILALWAAVVAAFVSVIYRRQSDADSAKVRDLKLVYDLQLDREISARREYELTVETHLRREIASELRSAAADEVAALRAELAALRTNLEILFDADLAHRAALESDRKQDRAHGEWIRTPEPVRSDRVVSSRITAVHDDEMGRTNESPIIDVPEEPPPPPPPPPPPRRQPQPAATRPTAPPREQPTPRRRRRAREDDDRGWPQRATEASGWPTQVQPPVTAATPPPHPEPEPARFEPQPTPPEAAPQPEQRAPEPEPWAPEPAPQPEPPEPRRAVKDEAQPEPQPDWEPLNTWRPPTPAPPVTPPAAPPYEAPRMADWSMPQPPPAPSQPPVAEGRRGRHSSPAEPAYPAPPPPPPPEPAEPVSPSAEPAWQPPAEPAWQPPTAEPGPAWQPPSEPTWRTAEPESPASSGEPRRRRRGRHAAPAEAEDPIAASFPPAPAPFRPADPEPPVSAPDAERAARHRSPEEDEEEPPRRRGGQSAAELLARFQATPGEGGRRRRRED; translated from the coding sequence ATGACCGTTCTGTCCCGCGGCGCCCGGGCTCGGCGCGGCGGCCGCAGGCCGGGTTGGCTGCTCCTGACTGCGTTGCTGGTCCTCGCCATTGCGGCCAGTTCCGCGTTGGTCTTCACCAACCGCGTCGAGCTCCTGAAGCTCGCCGTCATCCTGGCCCTGTGGGCGGCCGTGGTGGCCGCGTTCGTCTCGGTGATCTATCGCCGACAAAGTGACGCCGACAGCGCCAAGGTGCGGGATCTGAAACTGGTCTACGACCTGCAACTGGACCGGGAGATCTCGGCGCGCCGCGAATACGAGCTGACGGTGGAGACCCACCTGCGCCGCGAGATCGCCTCCGAGCTGCGGTCGGCGGCCGCGGACGAGGTGGCCGCGTTGCGGGCCGAGTTGGCGGCATTGCGAACCAACCTGGAGATCCTCTTCGACGCCGACCTGGCGCACCGGGCCGCGCTCGAGTCGGACCGCAAACAGGACCGCGCCCATGGCGAGTGGATCCGGACCCCGGAGCCGGTGCGCTCCGATCGCGTGGTCAGCAGTCGGATCACCGCGGTGCACGACGACGAGATGGGCCGCACCAACGAGAGTCCCATCATCGACGTGCCGGAGGAGCCGCCACCGCCGCCGCCCCCGCCGCCACCCCCGCGGCGGCAGCCGCAGCCGGCGGCAACGCGGCCGACCGCACCCCCGCGGGAACAACCCACGCCGCGGCGGCGTCGCCGGGCCCGCGAGGACGACGACCGCGGGTGGCCGCAACGGGCGACGGAGGCCAGTGGCTGGCCCACCCAGGTGCAACCGCCGGTGACCGCAGCGACCCCGCCGCCGCATCCCGAACCCGAGCCGGCGCGTTTCGAGCCGCAGCCGACGCCGCCGGAGGCCGCGCCGCAGCCCGAGCAGCGGGCGCCCGAGCCGGAGCCGTGGGCACCTGAACCCGCGCCGCAGCCGGAGCCGCCTGAACCGCGACGAGCGGTGAAGGACGAGGCGCAGCCCGAGCCGCAGCCTGATTGGGAACCCCTGAACACCTGGCGGCCGCCGACCCCGGCGCCACCGGTGACGCCGCCCGCTGCACCGCCGTACGAGGCGCCTCGCATGGCTGACTGGTCGATGCCGCAACCGCCGCCGGCCCCGTCCCAGCCGCCGGTCGCGGAGGGACGCCGCGGCCGCCACTCCAGCCCGGCCGAGCCGGCGTACCCCGCCCCACCGCCACCGCCACCCCCTGAGCCGGCCGAGCCGGTGTCACCGTCGGCCGAACCCGCGTGGCAGCCGCCGGCCGAACCCGCGTGGCAGCCGCCGACGGCCGAGCCCGGGCCGGCCTGGCAGCCTCCGTCGGAGCCGACGTGGCGTACGGCCGAGCCCGAGTCGCCGGCATCGTCGGGTGAGCCGCGCCGTCGACGCCGCGGTCGGCATGCGGCACCGGCCGAGGCCGAGGACCCCATCGCCGCGTCCTTCCCACCGGCACCGGCGCCGTTCCGGCCGGCGGATCCGGAACCGCCCGTCTCGGCGCCCGACGCCGAACGTGCGGCGCGGCACCGCAGTCCCGAGGAAGACGAGGAGGAGCCGCCTCGTCGGCGCGGCGGGCAGTCCGCCGCCGAGCTGCTGGCCCGCTTCCAGGCCACCCCGGGCGAGGGCGGTCGCCGTCGCCGGCGCGAGGACTGA
- a CDS encoding Rossmann-like and DUF2520 domain-containing protein: MVQPEGLDGLRPARLKVGVISAGRVGTALGLALERAEHVVVACSAISNESLRRAARRLPDTPVQPIPEVAAASELLLLTVPDAELPGLVAGLAATDAVRPGTIVAHTSGANGIGVLAPLTERGALPLAMHPAMTFTGADEDIVRLSETCFGITAADEVGYAIAQSLVLEIGGEPVRVREDARTLYHAALAHGSNHVVTVIADAVEALRAALQGQELLGQELVVDGPGGIAERVLAPLARAALENALQRGQAALTGPVARNDAQAVARHLAALHEVDPALGEAYRSASLRTAQRAHAAPEVFEVLRREQE; this comes from the coding sequence ATGGTGCAGCCGGAAGGTCTCGACGGCCTGCGACCGGCCCGGCTCAAGGTCGGAGTCATCTCCGCGGGCCGGGTCGGAACCGCGTTGGGGCTCGCGCTCGAACGCGCCGAGCACGTCGTGGTGGCCTGCAGCGCCATCTCGAACGAATCCCTGCGCCGCGCCGCGCGCCGGCTGCCCGACACCCCGGTGCAACCGATCCCGGAGGTGGCCGCGGCCTCCGAGCTGCTGCTGCTCACGGTCCCCGACGCGGAGTTGCCGGGTCTGGTCGCGGGCCTGGCGGCCACCGACGCCGTGCGGCCGGGCACCATCGTCGCGCACACCTCCGGCGCCAACGGCATCGGCGTGCTGGCGCCGCTGACCGAGCGCGGCGCGTTGCCGCTGGCGATGCATCCGGCGATGACATTCACCGGCGCCGACGAGGACATCGTCCGACTCTCCGAGACGTGCTTCGGGATCACCGCGGCCGACGAGGTCGGCTACGCGATCGCGCAGTCGCTGGTGCTCGAGATCGGTGGTGAGCCGGTGCGCGTCCGCGAGGACGCCCGCACGCTGTATCACGCCGCCCTGGCCCACGGGAGCAACCACGTGGTCACCGTGATCGCCGACGCCGTGGAGGCGCTGCGGGCCGCGCTGCAAGGCCAGGAGTTGTTGGGACAGGAACTCGTGGTCGACGGGCCTGGCGGCATCGCCGAACGGGTGCTGGCCCCACTGGCGCGCGCGGCGCTGGAAAACGCCCTGCAACGCGGACAGGCGGCGCTCACCGGACCCGTGGCGCGCAATGACGCCCAAGCCGTCGCCCGGCACCTCGCGGCCCTGCACGAGGTGGACCCCGCCCTCGGCGAGGCCTACCGGAGCGCGTCGTTGCGCACCGCGCAGCGCGCCCACGCCGCCCCGGAGGTTTTCGAAGTGTTGAGACGTGAGCAGGAGTGA
- the panC gene encoding pantoate--beta-alanine ligase: MNPAPKFVPGELNVYPAPAQVSAVTNALRQTGRRVMLVPTMGALHDGHMSLVRAAKKVPGSVVVVSIFVNPLQFGAGEDLEAYPRTLDADLELLRAEGVDIAFTPNAAAMYPSGPRTTVHPGPLGAELEGAARPTHFAGMLTVVFKLLQIVGPDRAFFGEKDYQQLVLIRQMADDLNLPTRIVGVPIVREDDGLAMSSRNRYLDAEQRARAGALSAALLAGRYAAAQGPAAAVAAARAVLDDVPDIEVDYLEVRGPWLEPAPAQGTGRLLVAARLGTTRLLDNTAVELGNASADGSYADDHHEPAWRN, encoded by the coding sequence ATGAACCCAGCCCCGAAGTTCGTGCCCGGCGAGCTCAACGTCTATCCGGCGCCCGCGCAGGTGTCCGCGGTCACCAACGCCCTGCGGCAGACCGGCCGGCGGGTGATGCTGGTGCCGACCATGGGGGCCCTGCACGACGGGCACATGAGCCTGGTGCGCGCGGCCAAGAAGGTGCCGGGATCCGTTGTGGTGGTGTCGATCTTCGTCAATCCGCTGCAATTCGGCGCCGGCGAGGACCTGGAGGCCTATCCGCGCACCCTGGATGCCGACCTGGAGCTGTTGCGCGCCGAGGGTGTGGACATCGCGTTCACCCCGAACGCCGCCGCCATGTACCCGAGCGGGCCGCGCACCACCGTTCATCCGGGACCGCTCGGCGCCGAGCTCGAAGGTGCGGCCCGTCCCACCCACTTCGCGGGCATGCTCACCGTGGTGTTCAAGCTGCTGCAGATCGTCGGGCCGGACCGGGCGTTCTTCGGCGAGAAGGACTACCAGCAGCTGGTCCTGATCCGGCAGATGGCCGACGACCTGAACCTGCCCACACGGATCGTGGGGGTCCCCATCGTGCGGGAGGACGACGGGCTGGCCATGTCGTCGCGGAACCGCTACCTCGACGCCGAGCAGCGCGCCCGCGCCGGCGCGTTGTCCGCGGCGCTGCTGGCCGGGCGCTATGCCGCAGCTCAAGGGCCCGCGGCCGCGGTGGCCGCGGCGCGCGCGGTCCTCGACGACGTGCCCGACATCGAGGTCGACTATCTCGAGGTGCGCGGCCCGTGGCTCGAGCCCGCCCCGGCGCAGGGCACCGGCCGACTCTTGGTGGCGGCTCGCCTGGGCACCACCCGGCTGCTGGACAACACGGCCGTCGAGCTGGGCAACGCCAGCGCCGACGGCTCCTACGCCGATGACCACCACGAACCCGCCTGGAGGAACTGA